The nucleotide sequence CCGCAGTATGTCCCCGGCTTCGCGGCGCGGCAGGGCCGACTGCTGGGCGCGGCCCTCACGCTGACCCGCCCGGAAGCGCCGGACATCGCGCAGGCCGTGCGTGGGCTGCTGGGGGGGCGCCGCCGTGAAGCCGCCGTGCGCGACGGGCAGCGGCGCATCGGTCAGGCGGGGGCGCTGGCGCAGATTGCCTGTGAAATGCAGGACGAGTTTCAGGCAAACGGACAATAAAAAAACCGCCGCTTGGGCGGTGATGCTTAAAACTATAGGGCAGGATGCAGCCGCCGTCAAGGGTATGCAGCCGGCCCGTCCCCTTCAGCGGGTGCCGCCGAAGCCGCCGCTGCACGGGCTGCCCTTTTCCGGGGCGCTGTTTTCCGGCAGCACTTCTTTCAGGAAACGGGTCAAGCGGGCGTCGTCGGCCTTCTCCACGCTGAGCTGTCTGTTCCAGGCCGTCATGACGATGGGCGAGGGCAGGTTGGGGTAAGGGCTGAGCAGCGCGGCGGGTTGCCCGGCGAGCAGGGTCCTGAGGCCCTCGACCTCGGCGGCGTCGAGGCCGGGCCGGTACGTCACCCACACCGCGCCCCGCGCGAGGCTATGGACGGCGTACTCGTTGTAGACCGGCTGCGTGTAGAGGGCGCAGGTCTGCCACAGCGGGTTGTACGGGCCACCGACGGGCGGGGTTTCACCGTAGGTCAGCACGCCGCTGCGCTGGTCGCCGCCCAGATACTCGTAGCTTCGCAGCCCCTCGATAGGCTTGGGGCCGCAACCCAGCAGGGCCAGCGACAGCCCACCCAGCACCACTCCCGACCACCAACGCGCACCCGGCATGGCTCTCAAAGTAGCAGGGGCAGGCGGGTCACGGTGCGCCGGAGCGCGGGCTGACACAATAGGGCCATGAGTCTTTATGATGTGGCAATTGTCGGAGCCGGACCGGTGGGCCTGGCCGCCGCCATCGCCTGCAAGCGTGCGGGCCTGAGTTACGTGGTGCTGGAAAAGGGTTGCGTGGTCAACGCGATTTTCGAGTACCCCACCTACATGGGCTTTTTTACCACCGCCCCCGAACTCGAAATCGGCAACCACCCCTTCGTGACCGGGCACGACAAGCCCGACCGCCGCGACGCGCTGATGTACTACCGCCTCGTCACCCAGCGCGAGCAGCTCAACGTGCGGCAGTACACCGCCGTGACCAGGGTGCACGCGGCCCCGGCGGGCTTTACCCTCGAAATCGAGGCGCAGGACGGCTCGGGCGGGGTGGTGGAGGCGCGGCGGGTGGTGGTGGCGACCGGCTACTACGACAACCCGCTGAGTATGGGCATTCCCGGTGAGGACAGCGAAAACGTCAGCCACTACTACACCGAGGCCCACCCCTTCATGGGCCTGAACGTGACCGTCATCGGCGCGGGCAACTCGGCCGCCGACGCCGCGCTCGACCTGTGGCGCAGCGGCGTGAACGTGACCATGGTGGTCCGCGCTCCCGAACTCAAGAGCACCATCAAGTACTGGGTGCGGCCCGACCTCGAAAACCGCATCAAGGAAGGCAGCATCGCGGCGCACTTCAACTCGCGGGTGGTCGAGATTCACCCCGAGCACGTGGTGGTGCAGCGTGAAGACGGCACGACC is from Deinococcus wulumuqiensis R12 and encodes:
- a CDS encoding DUF3105 domain-containing protein encodes the protein MPGARWWSGVVLGGLSLALLGCGPKPIEGLRSYEYLGGDQRSGVLTYGETPPVGGPYNPLWQTCALYTQPVYNEYAVHSLARGAVWVTYRPGLDAAEVEGLRTLLAGQPAALLSPYPNLPSPIVMTAWNRQLSVEKADDARLTRFLKEVLPENSAPEKGSPCSGGFGGTR
- a CDS encoding YpdA family putative bacillithiol disulfide reductase, which produces MSLYDVAIVGAGPVGLAAAIACKRAGLSYVVLEKGCVVNAIFEYPTYMGFFTTAPELEIGNHPFVTGHDKPDRRDALMYYRLVTQREQLNVRQYTAVTRVHAAPAGFTLEIEAQDGSGGVVEARRVVVATGYYDNPLSMGIPGEDSENVSHYYTEAHPFMGLNVTVIGAGNSAADAALDLWRSGVNVTMVVRAPELKSTIKYWVRPDLENRIKEGSIAAHFNSRVVEIHPEHVVVQREDGTTFELPTHFTFALTGYRPDLSFLDGLNLATQPDECLVLTENYESSVPGLFVVGSAGFAGRTNQVFIENGRVHAEHAVAEIERQLGSGELRPA